A genomic segment from Flavobacterium sp. 9R encodes:
- a CDS encoding FixH family protein → MKLKLNWGTYIVVAFALFMTFILYFVVKVQSDSKYDNDLVVEEYYKHDIHYQEEMQRVQNAQDLPNKPLVSQLENEVTITFPANFDPKKITGNVALYRPSNKKLDFQVKLVLTEPVLHIPKTNLVGGSWDINMEWQYEGKAYLTKETIYIK, encoded by the coding sequence ATGAAATTAAAGTTAAATTGGGGGACATACATTGTAGTAGCTTTTGCTTTGTTTATGACGTTTATCCTTTACTTTGTTGTAAAAGTACAATCAGATTCTAAATACGATAATGACTTAGTGGTTGAGGAATATTATAAACACGATATTCATTATCAAGAAGAAATGCAAAGGGTTCAAAATGCGCAAGATTTACCTAATAAGCCTCTAGTATCACAATTGGAAAATGAAGTTACGATTACTTTTCCAGCGAACTTTGATCCAAAAAAAATTACTGGTAATGTAGCTTTATACCGTCCATCTAATAAGAAATTGGATTTTCAAGTGAAATTAGTCTTGACAGAACCAGTTTTGCATATTCCAAAAACGAACCTTGTTGGAGGAAGTTGGGACATCAATATGGAATGGCAGTATGAAGGCAAAGCCTATTTGACCAAAGAAACGATTTACATCAAGTAA
- a CDS encoding sulfite exporter TauE/SafE family protein, with translation MLYTAFLFGLISSFHCVGMCGPIAMLLPVDRSNQAKKVTQILTYHIGRLTAYGSMGLLFGLLGKGFFMAGIQQKLSIVIGIVMIVVVLIPENIFAKYNFSKPIYRLISNLKQKLGSQFKQKTYKSLFTIGLFNGFLPCGMVYVALFGAIAMQSPEMGVFYMILFGLGTIPLMSIVVYINSFLTLKVRNKIQKIIPYVAVFIGVLFILRGLGLGIPYISPNTTSLFVQQNPNCH, from the coding sequence ATGTTATATACCGCTTTTTTATTCGGATTAATAAGTAGTTTTCACTGCGTTGGGATGTGCGGACCTATAGCAATGCTTTTGCCAGTAGATCGCTCAAATCAGGCTAAGAAGGTAACTCAGATTTTAACGTATCATATTGGAAGACTCACGGCCTATGGAAGTATGGGATTGCTTTTTGGATTATTAGGCAAAGGTTTTTTTATGGCCGGAATTCAGCAAAAACTTTCTATTGTTATTGGTATTGTAATGATTGTAGTGGTTTTAATCCCAGAAAACATTTTTGCAAAGTACAATTTTTCGAAACCCATTTATCGATTAATTTCTAATTTGAAGCAAAAACTAGGAAGTCAATTCAAGCAAAAAACGTACAAGTCATTATTTACAATTGGTTTGTTTAATGGATTTCTACCCTGTGGAATGGTGTATGTAGCTCTCTTTGGTGCTATTGCTATGCAAAGCCCTGAAATGGGAGTTTTTTATATGATTTTGTTTGGATTAGGAACGATTCCTTTGATGAGCATAGTAGTATATATCAACTCTTTTTTGACGCTAAAGGTTCGAAATAAAATTCAAAAAATAATACCTTATGTTGCCGTATTTATTGGCGTATTGTTTATTCTAAGAGGGTTAGGCTTAGGGATTCCATATATTTCGCCCAATACAACAAGTTTATTTGTGCAACAGAATCCAAATTGCCATTAA
- the hemN gene encoding oxygen-independent coproporphyrinogen III oxidase, whose product MKKNLIQKYNVPGPRYTSYPTVPYWNELLFSKDLWVETLKRSFKESNSTEGISLYIHLPFCESLCTFCGCNKRITKNHNVEHPYIEALLKEWDLYCELLEKKPIIKEIHLGGGTPTFFSSEHLEKLIHGILSKAKKAPNYEFSFEGHPNNTTKSQLQSLYGLGFRRVSFGVQDYSETVQNAIHRIQPFHNVAKVTFWAKEIGYTSIGHDIIFGLPFQKLEDVVDTIEKTKSLHPDRLAFYSYAHVPWIKGNGQRGFKDSDIPKDEEKRQLYEVGKKLLSKNGYYEIGMDHFALEEDSLFESFKNKTLHRNFMGYSSSKTQLMIGLGVSSISDSWYSFAQNVKTIEEYYECIEKGELPVYRGHILTPEDLIIRQHILNLMCQFQTSWKNEDTYFEELPKVIAQLEEMQKDGLITIKNQKITVLEAGKPFVRNICMAFDLLLKRKAPETALFSMTV is encoded by the coding sequence ATGAAAAAAAATCTAATTCAAAAATACAATGTACCAGGACCTAGATATACTAGTTACCCAACGGTACCGTATTGGAATGAGTTGCTTTTTTCTAAAGACTTATGGGTAGAAACGCTAAAGCGCTCATTCAAAGAAAGCAATTCAACTGAGGGTATTAGTTTATACATTCATTTGCCTTTTTGCGAAAGTCTTTGCACCTTTTGCGGATGCAACAAAAGAATCACAAAGAATCATAATGTTGAGCATCCCTACATCGAAGCTTTGCTAAAAGAATGGGACTTATATTGTGAGCTACTTGAAAAAAAACCAATCATCAAAGAGATTCATTTGGGTGGAGGTACTCCTACTTTCTTTTCTTCGGAACATTTAGAGAAATTAATCCACGGAATTCTAAGCAAAGCCAAAAAAGCGCCTAACTATGAATTTAGCTTTGAAGGACATCCAAACAACACTACTAAATCGCAACTTCAATCGCTTTATGGTTTAGGTTTTCGTAGAGTTAGTTTCGGCGTTCAAGATTATTCAGAAACAGTTCAAAACGCAATACATAGAATACAGCCTTTTCATAATGTAGCCAAAGTAACTTTTTGGGCAAAAGAAATTGGCTACACCTCAATAGGCCACGATATAATTTTTGGTCTTCCGTTTCAAAAACTCGAAGATGTTGTTGACACCATCGAAAAAACAAAATCCTTACATCCCGATCGATTGGCATTTTATAGTTATGCCCACGTTCCTTGGATCAAAGGAAATGGACAAAGAGGTTTTAAAGATTCTGATATTCCGAAGGATGAAGAAAAACGTCAACTCTATGAAGTTGGTAAAAAATTATTAAGCAAAAATGGCTACTACGAAATTGGAATGGATCATTTTGCTCTAGAAGAAGACAGTCTTTTTGAGTCATTCAAAAACAAAACACTACATCGCAATTTTATGGGCTACAGCTCCTCTAAAACGCAACTTATGATTGGTTTGGGTGTATCTTCAATAAGTGATAGTTGGTATAGTTTTGCTCAAAATGTAAAAACCATTGAAGAGTACTATGAATGTATTGAGAAAGGAGAATTACCTGTTTACAGAGGTCATATTTTAACTCCAGAAGACTTAATCATCAGACAGCATATTCTTAATCTAATGTGTCAATTTCAAACTTCTTGGAAAAATGAAGACACTTATTTTGAAGAGCTCCCTAAAGTTATTGCACAGTTAGAGGAAATGCAAAAAGATGGATTAATCACCATCAAGAATCAAAAAATTACCGTTTTGGAAGCTGGAAAACCTTTTGTTCGTAACATTTGTATGGCCTTCGACTTACTACTAAAAAGAAAAGCACCTGAAACGGCGCTTTTTTCTATGACTGTATAA
- the thrS gene encoding threonine--tRNA ligase, whose protein sequence is MISITLPDGSIRAFAPGTTPMEVAKNISEGFARNVISASFEGTTIETSTPLTTDGSLILYTWNDAEGKKAFWHSTSHVMAQVLEEMFPGIQLTLGPAIANGFYYDVDFGEQKITEADFKAIESRILEISKEKHEFKMRAVTKAQALETYKNNVYKTELISNLEDGTITFCDHATFTDLCRGGHIPNTGIIKAVKIMSVAGAYWRGDEKNKQLTRVYGTSFPKQKDLTEYLELLEEAKRRDHRKLGKELELFAFSQKVGQGLPLWLPKGAALRDRLEQFLKKAQKKAGYEQVVTPHIGQKELYVTSGHYAKYGADSFQPINTPAEGEEFLLKPMNCPHHCEIYNVRPWSYKDLPKRYAEFGTVYRYEQSGELHGLTRVRGFTQDDAHIFCTPEQLDEEFKKVIDLVLYVFGSLGFENFTAQVSLQDKENREKYIGSDENWEKAENAIINAAKDKGLNTVVEYGEAAFYGPKLDFMVKDALGRQWQLGTIQVDYNLPERFELTYKGSDNELHRPVMIHRAPFGSMERFIAILLEHTAGNFPLWLMPEQAIILCLSEKYENYAKKVLNLLENHEIRALIDNRNETIGKKIRDAEMQKTPFMLIVGEEEEKNGTISIRRHGQEGKGNISVTIDEFAAIVEEEISKTLKVFTV, encoded by the coding sequence ATGATTAGTATTACTTTGCCCGATGGGTCGATTAGAGCGTTTGCGCCGGGAACAACTCCGATGGAGGTTGCCAAAAACATTAGTGAGGGATTTGCAAGAAATGTCATTTCGGCATCTTTTGAAGGCACCACTATTGAAACCAGCACGCCCTTGACCACTGACGGTAGTCTGATATTATACACATGGAATGACGCCGAAGGTAAAAAAGCATTTTGGCACTCAACCTCACACGTAATGGCGCAGGTGCTAGAAGAAATGTTTCCAGGGATTCAATTGACTCTTGGTCCTGCAATTGCCAATGGTTTTTATTACGATGTTGATTTTGGTGAACAAAAGATAACTGAAGCCGACTTCAAAGCTATCGAAAGTCGAATTTTGGAAATCTCAAAAGAGAAACACGAATTCAAAATGCGTGCTGTTACTAAAGCTCAAGCATTAGAAACCTATAAAAACAATGTCTACAAAACAGAGTTAATAAGCAATCTAGAAGACGGAACTATTACTTTTTGCGATCACGCAACTTTTACAGATTTGTGTAGAGGAGGTCATATTCCTAACACAGGCATCATAAAAGCAGTAAAAATAATGAGTGTTGCAGGTGCTTACTGGAGAGGTGATGAAAAGAATAAGCAATTAACAAGAGTATATGGTACGTCTTTCCCTAAACAAAAAGACCTAACAGAATACCTAGAATTATTAGAAGAAGCCAAACGCCGTGACCACCGAAAACTTGGTAAGGAATTGGAGTTGTTCGCTTTTTCACAAAAAGTAGGGCAAGGTTTGCCATTGTGGTTACCAAAAGGTGCCGCATTAAGAGATCGTTTGGAGCAATTTTTGAAAAAAGCCCAAAAGAAAGCAGGTTACGAGCAAGTTGTAACTCCACACATTGGACAAAAAGAATTGTATGTAACTTCTGGACATTATGCCAAATATGGTGCTGACAGTTTCCAACCCATCAACACCCCTGCAGAAGGAGAAGAGTTCTTGCTAAAACCAATGAACTGTCCTCATCACTGTGAGATATACAATGTACGTCCATGGTCTTATAAAGACCTACCTAAACGCTATGCTGAATTTGGAACAGTTTACCGTTACGAACAAAGTGGAGAGCTGCACGGGTTGACTCGTGTTCGAGGATTTACTCAGGACGATGCTCATATTTTTTGTACTCCAGAACAACTAGATGAAGAGTTCAAGAAAGTAATTGACTTGGTACTTTATGTTTTTGGGTCTTTGGGCTTTGAAAACTTTACCGCTCAAGTGTCTTTGCAAGATAAAGAAAACAGAGAGAAATACATTGGTAGTGATGAAAACTGGGAAAAAGCAGAAAATGCCATTATCAATGCTGCCAAAGACAAAGGACTAAACACTGTTGTTGAATATGGTGAAGCTGCTTTTTATGGTCCAAAATTGGATTTTATGGTAAAAGATGCTTTGGGTAGACAATGGCAATTGGGAACTATTCAGGTAGATTACAACTTACCAGAACGTTTCGAATTGACCTACAAAGGCTCTGACAACGAATTACATAGACCTGTGATGATCCACAGAGCACCCTTCGGATCAATGGAACGATTTATTGCGATTTTGCTTGAACACACTGCAGGAAATTTCCCTCTATGGTTGATGCCAGAACAAGCTATAATCTTGTGTTTGAGTGAGAAATATGAAAATTATGCTAAAAAAGTTTTAAATCTGCTAGAAAATCACGAAATTCGCGCCCTAATTGACAATAGAAACGAGACTATTGGAAAGAAAATCAGAGATGCCGAAATGCAGAAAACCCCATTTATGTTAATCGTAGGTGAGGAAGAAGAGAAAAACGGCACGATTTCAATCCGCCGTCACGGTCAAGAAGGCAAAGGAAATATAAGCGTAACGATAGATGAATTTGCCGCTATTGTTGAAGAAGAAATTAGCAAAACATTGAAAGTATTTACAGTTTAA
- the infC gene encoding translation initiation factor IF-3: MAIRSNRGYQPRVEKKDAHRINNNIRGIQEVRLVGENIEPGVFKLAEALRLADEFELDLVEISPNAEPPVCKIMDYKKFVYEQKKRDKVLKAKSSQVVVKEIRFGPQTDEHDYEFKRKNAEKFLKEGAKLKAFVFFKGRSIIYKDQGQILLLRLATDLEEHGKVEAMPVLEGKRMIMFIAPKKKK, from the coding sequence ATAGCAATAAGAAGCAACAGAGGTTATCAACCTCGCGTAGAAAAAAAGGATGCCCACAGAATCAACAACAACATTCGTGGGATACAAGAAGTAAGACTTGTAGGTGAAAACATAGAACCTGGTGTTTTTAAATTAGCCGAAGCATTACGTCTTGCGGATGAATTTGAATTGGATCTAGTTGAAATTTCTCCAAATGCAGAGCCTCCGGTTTGTAAAATTATGGATTATAAGAAATTTGTCTACGAACAAAAGAAACGTGACAAAGTCCTTAAAGCCAAATCTTCGCAAGTGGTGGTAAAAGAAATTCGTTTTGGTCCTCAAACAGATGAGCACGATTACGAGTTTAAAAGAAAAAATGCAGAGAAATTCCTAAAAGAAGGTGCTAAATTGAAAGCGTTTGTATTCTTTAAAGGACGTTCTATTATCTATAAAGATCAAGGTCAAATTTTGCTGTTACGTTTAGCAACGGATCTTGAAGAGCATGGAAAAGTAGAAGCTATGCCTGTACTTGAGGGTAAACGTATGATTATGTTTATTGCACCAAAGAAAAAGAAGTAA
- the rpmI gene encoding 50S ribosomal protein L35, with amino-acid sequence MPKMKTKSSAKKRFKVTGSGKIKRKHAFKSHILTKKSKKRKLALTHSALVHTTDMKSIKQQLRII; translated from the coding sequence ATGCCTAAAATGAAAACCAAATCTAGCGCCAAAAAACGTTTCAAAGTTACTGGTTCTGGAAAGATTAAAAGAAAGCATGCTTTTAAAAGTCACATCTTGACTAAAAAATCTAAAAAACGTAAATTAGCTTTGACTCACTCAGCGCTAGTTCACACAACAGATATGAAAAGCATCAAACAACAATTAAGAATCATCTAA
- the rplT gene encoding 50S ribosomal protein L20 encodes MPRSVNSVAKRARRKKIMKQAKGFFGRRKNVWTVAKNAVEKAMCYAYRDRKVNKRNFRALWIQRINAGARLEGMSYSQFMGKVKANGIELNRKVLADLAMNHPEAFKAILNKVK; translated from the coding sequence ATGCCAAGATCGGTAAATTCAGTTGCTAAAAGAGCAAGAAGAAAAAAAATAATGAAGCAAGCCAAAGGTTTCTTTGGAAGACGTAAAAACGTTTGGACAGTTGCTAAGAACGCGGTAGAAAAAGCAATGTGCTACGCATACCGTGACAGAAAAGTGAACAAAAGAAATTTCCGTGCTTTATGGATTCAACGTATCAACGCTGGAGCTAGATTAGAAGGAATGTCTTATTCACAATTCATGGGTAAAGTAAAAGCTAACGGAATCGAATTGAACCGTAAAGTTCTTGCAGATTTAGCGATGAATCACCCAGAAGCTTTCAAAGCAATACTTAATAAAGTAAAATAA
- a CDS encoding RepB family protein, giving the protein MTSVLKNFYRKFKYLQGLEKDLAGISSTLLLFKKIPEVFIPTRLKKTLQEGITKYNLPTVLCKKTKVIKETL; this is encoded by the coding sequence ATTACGTCTGTACTAAAAAACTTTTATCGGAAATTTAAATACCTACAAGGTCTGGAAAAAGACCTTGCAGGAATAAGTAGTACATTACTGCTATTTAAAAAAATACCCGAAGTTTTTATTCCTACAAGGTTAAAAAAAACCTTGCAGGAAGGAATAACAAAATACAATTTGCCAACTGTCTTATGCAAAAAAACCAAGGTCATAAAAGAGACCTTATAG
- the aspA gene encoding aspartate ammonia-lyase translates to MKATRKEHDFLGELEIPNEVYYGIQTFRAIENFNITGIPISKEPLFIKALGYVKKAAAMANKDCGVLDAKIAEAICYGSDQLIAGKFDQEFVSDLIQGGAGTSVNMNANEVIANIGLEYLGHKKGEYQYLHPNNHVNCSQSTNDAYPSAFRIALYLKMESFLTTLEELEKAFTAKGREFSKVLKMGRTQLQDAVPMTLGQEFHAYATTIGEDIKRLKEAQSLVLEINMGATAIGTKVNAPEGYPEICVNYLAKEVGIPLTLSPDLIEATVDTGAYVQIMGTLKRTAVKISKICSDLRLLSSGPRTGFNEINLPARQPGSSIMPGKVNPVIPEVVNQTCFYVIGQDLTVTMAAEAGQLQLNVMEPVIAFAMFTSLDYLSNALHTLIDKCIVGITANEAHCYDLVMNSIGIVTQLNPILGYEESASIAGEALKSGKSVHQIAVVERQLISQEKWDEIYSIDNLINPRFINS, encoded by the coding sequence ATGAAAGCAACACGTAAAGAACACGATTTTTTAGGAGAACTTGAAATCCCAAACGAAGTATATTACGGAATCCAAACATTTAGAGCAATCGAAAATTTTAACATCACCGGAATTCCAATATCAAAAGAACCTTTGTTTATAAAAGCCTTAGGCTATGTAAAAAAAGCAGCGGCCATGGCTAATAAAGATTGCGGTGTTTTAGACGCCAAAATTGCCGAAGCCATTTGTTATGGTAGCGACCAATTGATTGCTGGGAAATTCGACCAAGAGTTTGTGAGTGATTTAATTCAAGGAGGAGCAGGAACGTCTGTAAATATGAATGCAAACGAAGTGATTGCTAATATCGGCTTAGAATACTTAGGACACAAAAAAGGGGAGTACCAATACTTGCACCCAAACAATCACGTAAATTGCTCTCAGTCCACAAACGATGCCTATCCTTCAGCCTTTCGAATTGCGTTGTACCTTAAAATGGAAAGCTTTTTAACCACTTTAGAGGAATTAGAAAAAGCATTTACAGCTAAAGGACGCGAGTTTAGTAAAGTCTTAAAAATGGGACGTACGCAGTTACAAGATGCTGTGCCTATGACTTTAGGACAAGAGTTTCACGCTTATGCAACAACAATAGGTGAGGACATCAAGCGCTTAAAAGAAGCACAAAGTCTAGTACTCGAAATCAATATGGGGGCAACTGCCATTGGTACCAAAGTGAATGCACCAGAGGGTTACCCAGAGATATGTGTCAACTATTTAGCCAAAGAAGTTGGTATCCCGCTAACATTATCTCCAGATTTGATTGAAGCTACTGTAGATACTGGAGCTTATGTACAAATAATGGGAACCTTGAAACGTACCGCAGTTAAGATTTCCAAAATTTGTAGCGATTTACGTTTGCTAAGTTCAGGTCCAAGAACCGGTTTCAACGAAATCAATTTGCCCGCTCGTCAGCCAGGATCGTCTATAATGCCAGGAAAAGTAAATCCTGTAATTCCAGAAGTAGTCAACCAAACTTGTTTCTACGTAATCGGACAAGATTTAACCGTGACTATGGCTGCCGAAGCGGGTCAATTACAGCTAAATGTAATGGAGCCCGTAATCGCTTTTGCGATGTTCACTTCCCTTGATTATTTGTCCAATGCTCTTCATACCCTAATAGACAAATGCATTGTGGGGATCACAGCCAACGAAGCGCATTGCTATGACCTAGTGATGAACAGCATCGGAATCGTGACGCAATTGAATCCGATTTTGGGTTACGAAGAAAGTGCCAGTATAGCTGGGGAGGCATTAAAATCAGGCAAAAGCGTCCATCAAATCGCGGTTGTCGAACGCCAATTAATAAGCCAAGAAAAATGGGATGAAATCTATTCCATAGACAATCTCATCAATCCTAGATTTATCAATTCCTAA
- a CDS encoding DUF2490 domain-containing protein, which produces MSRIIIFFLVLSSFFSNYAQTQTAKEVNHQAQTWVSLNTNYKFNDRWGMMNDVHIRRTDFAAKENFYFARTGITYAAYPNLTLALGYAHLWLAPAKPEWNNFADENRMYQQVVYTSKIGKVSVLQRLRNEQRWQDKMANDVAVDTRFTNRVRYLLSFTIPVFKDKSLPSLVVADELLLHFGKEVVYNTLDQNRIFLGIRQNITPKLSYDFGYMYVFQQKYSGYQYDANHTLRLFFYYNGGKTPEKKAVEHQDGQE; this is translated from the coding sequence ATGTCACGAATCATAATATTTTTTCTAGTACTGAGTAGTTTTTTTAGCAACTACGCTCAAACCCAAACAGCCAAAGAAGTCAATCATCAAGCCCAAACTTGGGTGAGTCTCAATACCAATTACAAATTCAATGACCGCTGGGGAATGATGAATGATGTTCACATCCGCAGAACAGATTTTGCCGCCAAAGAAAATTTTTATTTCGCCAGAACCGGAATTACTTATGCTGCTTATCCTAATCTAACGCTAGCTTTAGGTTATGCTCATTTGTGGTTAGCACCAGCCAAACCAGAATGGAATAACTTTGCCGATGAGAATCGTATGTATCAGCAAGTTGTTTATACTTCTAAAATTGGAAAAGTCAGCGTGCTCCAGCGACTAAGAAATGAACAGCGATGGCAAGACAAAATGGCGAATGATGTGGCTGTCGATACCCGATTCACCAATAGAGTCCGCTATTTGTTGAGCTTTACAATTCCTGTTTTTAAGGACAAATCACTCCCATCATTGGTTGTGGCGGATGAACTATTGCTGCACTTCGGTAAAGAAGTAGTGTACAATACGCTAGACCAAAACCGAATTTTCCTAGGAATCCGACAAAACATAACCCCAAAACTCAGTTATGATTTTGGCTATATGTACGTTTTTCAACAAAAATATTCTGGCTATCAGTACGATGCCAACCACACACTTCGATTATTCTTCTATTACAACGGAGGTAAGACACCCGAAAAGAAAGCAGTAGAACATCAAGACGGCCAAGAGTAG
- a CDS encoding YceI family protein, whose product MKKSFVNSFLVLLIILVNTTGFSQKLITKTGSVKFQASVPSYEEVAAENKSVSAVLEQSTGDFAALVLIKGFRFKVALMEEHFNENYMESEKFSKATLKGKIEDFDIATITSSPKTFTLKGDLTIHGKTKTVSVIIKVAKVANGVNVTGTFEVKPEDFNIDIPSMVSKKIADKVKITYNFALLK is encoded by the coding sequence ATGAAAAAATCGTTTGTTAATTCCTTTTTAGTACTATTGATTATCCTTGTAAATACCACTGGATTTTCTCAAAAACTAATAACAAAAACTGGGAGTGTAAAATTTCAAGCTTCTGTGCCTTCCTATGAAGAAGTTGCAGCAGAGAACAAAAGTGTATCCGCAGTTTTAGAGCAATCAACGGGTGATTTTGCCGCTTTAGTTCTCATAAAAGGCTTTCGTTTTAAAGTAGCTTTAATGGAAGAACATTTCAATGAAAACTATATGGAATCCGAAAAATTTTCAAAAGCAACTCTAAAAGGAAAAATTGAAGATTTTGATATTGCAACAATAACGTCTTCTCCTAAAACTTTTACTTTAAAAGGAGATTTAACCATACATGGTAAAACCAAAACAGTATCAGTAATCATAAAAGTTGCAAAAGTTGCAAACGGAGTGAATGTAACTGGCACATTTGAAGTAAAACCTGAGGATTTTAATATTGATATCCCAAGTATGGTGAGTAAAAAGATTGCAGATAAAGTTAAAATTACTTACAATTTTGCATTGCTCAAATAG
- a CDS encoding cytochrome c — protein sequence MKKTIALTILLTGLWSCSSDTTDTIEPKPDVITPPTATIITYNANVKAIVDNNCISCHSSGGSASFRPLTTFAQVKAAVENTNLLSRIQLQNGQSGLMPQGGRMSQANIDAIVKWNTDGLKEN from the coding sequence ATGAAAAAAACAATTGCACTTACGATTTTACTAACTGGATTATGGAGCTGTAGTTCTGACACTACTGACACTATTGAACCAAAACCAGATGTAATAACACCACCAACAGCAACAATAATTACCTATAATGCCAATGTGAAGGCAATTGTAGATAACAATTGTATAAGCTGCCATTCAAGCGGAGGTTCTGCTTCATTTAGACCTTTAACTACATTTGCACAAGTAAAAGCAGCTGTAGAAAATACAAATTTATTAAGCCGCATACAATTGCAAAACGGACAATCAGGACTTATGCCACAAGGAGGAAGAATGTCTCAAGCAAATATTGATGCAATCGTAAAGTGGAATACAGATGGGCTTAAAGAGAATTAA
- a CDS encoding DUF5777 family beta-barrel protein, whose translation MKKILISACLFLATIAYSQDDLLNSLDTNQTTENYSTATFKALQLVTLQTTKMPAKKEFYFVVSHRFGSVEDGLDSFFGLDNATTKLGGIYGITDWLSVNLSRHTLNKMYETGVKYRIARQGNDFPLDIVGYSVADINTFLEKKQYPGLEFKHRIAYVQQLLISRKVNEKLSLELVPSFIHKNLYNPDIERDNQFSFGGGGRYKITKRLSVNLEYMHNFDKPKFYTNPLSVGLDVETGGHVFQLIFTNSQAMSESGYLTNASGEWGKGNFFFGFNLYRVF comes from the coding sequence ATGAAGAAAATTTTAATTTCCGCCTGTCTTTTTTTGGCTACTATAGCCTATTCACAGGACGATTTACTAAACAGTCTTGATACGAATCAAACCACTGAGAATTATAGTACCGCTACTTTTAAAGCACTGCAACTGGTAACTTTACAGACGACAAAAATGCCTGCCAAAAAAGAATTTTATTTTGTGGTATCTCATCGTTTTGGTTCTGTTGAAGATGGTTTGGATAGTTTTTTTGGTCTAGATAATGCCACTACAAAACTTGGAGGTATTTATGGAATTACCGATTGGCTATCCGTGAATCTTTCTCGACATACGTTAAACAAAATGTATGAAACGGGAGTAAAGTACCGAATAGCGAGACAAGGAAATGATTTCCCACTAGACATTGTAGGGTACTCCGTTGCAGATATCAATACGTTTTTAGAAAAAAAACAATATCCTGGCTTAGAATTTAAGCATCGCATAGCTTATGTTCAGCAGCTATTGATATCTAGAAAAGTGAATGAAAAACTGTCATTAGAATTGGTTCCATCATTTATACACAAAAATCTTTACAATCCCGACATAGAAAGAGACAATCAGTTTTCTTTTGGAGGAGGTGGACGCTATAAAATCACCAAGAGATTATCTGTCAATCTAGAATACATGCACAATTTTGACAAGCCTAAATTTTATACAAACCCATTATCAGTAGGGCTTGATGTAGAAACAGGAGGACATGTTTTCCAACTCATATTTACCAATTCTCAAGCCATGAGCGAAAGCGGGTATCTGACCAATGCATCTGGCGAATGGGGTAAAGGAAATTTCTTTTTCGGATTTAACTTATACAGAGTATTCTAA